In Colletotrichum higginsianum IMI 349063 chromosome 1, whole genome shotgun sequence, the DNA window GCTCGTTACCTCGCTGCTATCTTGCGACACATAAACCCCTGGCACCGAAGCCGTAGGCGGGAACATGATCCAGTACTTTGTTCCCTGAATCACGGCATTCCACGCACTTGTGCCGTTAGGATCCTTGTGGAAAGTCGACCCGCTCCTTTCCGGGCCGATGATGAGCCAACGATGGGCTGGCCGTTCCTCTCCCAGGAGTTCAAACAGATCAGGCCCGAAGCATTCTGGCTTCCAGTACGCCGCCCCTTCTTCGGCCCCGACCTTAATCTCCATCTTTTCCGCAAACTTCTTGTCGAAGAGATACAGAGGGCTCTCATCGTCGTTGTTCTCCATGTAATCATGGTAGGTCGAAAAAGGCCAGTCGACGGCCTCTGCGCGGAACTCGATATTGCCGTAGTGCTTCGATATCGCATCCATAGTCCACTCATGGTAGACTGGCCAAGCCTGAATGTAGTTGGTCAAGACGAATGGCGTCTCAGTCCATTTGTCGGAGAACTCGTTGTAGGTGAGAGTTTCCATGCGCTGGATGAGGTTGGTCCTTGGTATTCTCAAGGTAAACTGCTTCAAGTCCACGTGACTGCATACGAACGGCCTGTGCAGTACGTCGGAAAAGACGTTGCTGCAGTCGATATTGGACTCCTGCTCAGAAGAGAGCCCGAGCTGGGTGGCCCTCCATGTTCCCCGCCACTTGCCATCGAATCTGCCCAAACTGCGGGACCTGAAGTTTGGTTAGCAATTGATTCTGACTTACATGCCAAGATGTGATGAGTTTGCTGTTGCCACAATGTCCATTATTCAGTCACATTAAAGAGTCATCATGAACACCGACCCCGGGCTGGGCAGCTTTCATCCCAAGGAAATGAGTCAGGATGATTATGGCGTAGCTCACATCGCCCGCTGATGCGGACCCGTGCCTCATCTCACAGAATCCTTCCCAAAGCTGAGAACTGTCTGACTTACTGTAGAAACAGCGACTTCCACAAATCGTCGGACCGGCAAGATGCATGAAGAAACTTGCAGGTCGAGCCCAGTTTTCTCAGACGGTCCTGGTCGAGGTAATCCAAGAGAATCATCAGGGCCTCGTCGGGCAAAATCTTGAAAACCCCAATATGCTTTCGAGCGTTCGGACGGCCCGAGAGATACTGGTTGCCCAGTGGTTTCACACCCAGGGGATGCGTAGGGATTGACTCAGCTGAGATGGCTGCATTTTCGACAGGGTTGGAGTCATATTCGAGATGGTTGGCGTTGTCAGCATAGCCATTGGCTCTCCCATTGGAAAGAGTGCCATGGGGTGGCACGAGGGTGTTGTTCGCCATGGTTTGGTAAGGGGTTGGTTAGGTACCAAGGCAGGTATGGATAGTCTGACAGAACAATGACATGTGCTTGCTGTTCTAGGAAAGCATGCTGgtggcgggggaggggttaGGGCGGTGTTGGAGAACCAAGGCAAGCAAGCAGACAGACTGAAAGAAGATGAAAAAAAATTCGTCAGAAACAAAGCAAAAATTAGACTAGGCAATCCTGCACAGGAAATCATGTCACCAGCTATATCGCAGGTGCAGGTGGTACGAGCGGCAGGAGCAACAATGGGTGAGGGTGGGTGGCGGGTACACGCTTCAATAAACCTGTTCTGCGACTCAATTAATGCATGAAGATGTCTAGATGAAATTCTTGCAAGCATCCCGCCACATCAGGTGGCGGGCAGGGTAGCTGCAAGgcaaagaaaaagagaagaaaaatTCAGGGCAAGTGCGGCTACTAGGCCGATTGCTACGCCCTGTAGCTCTGCTATCTCCGGTCATTTTCAGTGCTGCATAGTTGTACAGTCCCACTAAGCCTGCTGAGTGTCCTGGCTGTCTGCGGCGCTGCTAGTGGCTGCTCCTTCACTGCAGCAAGTACGGTGGGTATGCCCTAATCACTATTCCTGCCTTTTCCGTTTAGCGCCACCTCGCTTACCGCATAAATCGAGGGGCCGCCTGCCGTCAGCGAAATTTTTTACGTGGTCAAGAATTCCTGCGGCTGCTGATAAAAACTTCACCTCCCACCACCAGACAATCAACGTGCACCATCACCCCACGAACAAACCCAACTCCAAACGCACCCTTTATTCCTAGATTCAGTTCTACTCTTGCGTTTCGCCAAGAGTATCGAATCTAGTTGAGCATTTAATTCTTAGACTTCGATTCGTCGACCTTTTCGCAAAGCTCTCCAACCGAGACGTTTGCGAATTTTCCAACCCCTCGCCAAACCCCACCTTCGCGACGATATTTCTAGATCCCAAGCTGTGCTTGTGATCTAGATTTCTTCCACAACCACAACCGCAATCATGGCTGACAAGGGTCTTGAGGATGTGCCTGAGGGTAAGTC includes these proteins:
- a CDS encoding F-box domain-containing protein, coding for MANNTLVPPHGTLSNGRANGYADNANHLEYDSNPVENAAISAESIPTHPLGVKPLGNQYLSGRPNARKHIGVFKILPDEALMILLDYLDQDRLRKLGSTCKFLHASCRSDDLWKSLFLQSRSLGRFDGKWRGTWRATQLGLSSEQESNIDCSNVFSDVLHRPFVCSHVDLKQFTLRIPRTNLIQRMETLTYNEFSDKWTETPFVLTNYIQAWPVYHEWTMDAISKHYGNIEFRAEAVDWPFSTYHDYMENNDDESPLYLFDKKFAEKMEIKVGAEEGAAYWKPECFGPDLFELLGEERPAHRWLIIGPERSGSTFHKDPNGTSAWNAVIQGTKYWIMFPPTASVPGVYVSQDSSEVTSPLSIAEWLLEFHAEARQLPECIEGICNKGEILHVPSGWWHLVVNLESGIALTQNFVPKSQLSEVVSFLRDKADQVTGFKQDVTDPYGLFVERLRQDQPDLLEEALQALEKRNTQKKRKWEDAVGGGDTKTDEGGFSFGFGGDLEDEEVP